The following proteins are co-located in the Lachnospiraceae bacterium genome:
- the mnmE gene encoding tRNA uridine-5-carboxymethylaminomethyl(34) synthesis GTPase MnmE: MNQEREKTIAAISTPVGTGAIAVIRMTGPDAIEIADRVFVSPRKKKAASCPAHKALYGWVQTIKGEQLDEVLLLVMRAPHTFTGEDTVEISCHGGMYICRRILEALLEAGASMAEPGEFSKRAFLHGRMDLTKAEAVMDMISAQTAYSLKAAVNQLGGGLYKKIEALRQSLLDMIVGIEVNIDYPEYEDVPEITDEAIQRGCLEINEEIKALLATAESGRMLRQGVKVSIVGRPNVGKSSLLNMLLREQRAIVTSVPGTTRDTLEERLDLAGIPICIMDTAGIRDTKDEVERIGVERALQSLEQCDLAFFVLDADREVLPEERQLFEKVKARPYLILLNKMDAGWQSAEQLEEVFPEAKGRILEVSAKQGSGVQALAARVKEMFFGGEVLADDRPMVTNLRQKEALIRAREALERVLEQAEFEQDLLVIDIRQACDFLGEVCGRSTQEDVVTEIFSRFCLGK; encoded by the coding sequence GTGAATCAGGAAAGGGAAAAAACAATAGCAGCCATTTCAACGCCAGTGGGAACGGGCGCTATTGCTGTGATTCGGATGACGGGGCCGGATGCCATTGAGATTGCAGACCGGGTTTTTGTATCACCGCGAAAAAAGAAAGCGGCATCCTGCCCTGCGCATAAGGCCCTATATGGATGGGTTCAGACGATAAAAGGAGAACAGCTGGATGAGGTTTTGCTGCTGGTGATGAGGGCGCCGCATACCTTTACCGGAGAGGATACGGTGGAAATCAGCTGTCATGGCGGCATGTATATTTGCCGGCGTATTTTAGAAGCCCTTTTGGAAGCCGGTGCTTCTATGGCGGAGCCGGGCGAATTTTCAAAGCGGGCTTTTTTGCATGGCCGTATGGATCTGACAAAGGCAGAAGCGGTTATGGATATGATAAGTGCACAGACAGCATATTCATTAAAGGCTGCTGTCAATCAGCTGGGCGGAGGGCTTTATAAGAAAATTGAGGCACTGCGTCAAAGCCTTTTGGATATGATCGTAGGCATTGAGGTCAATATTGATTATCCGGAATATGAGGATGTGCCGGAGATCACAGATGAAGCGATACAAAGAGGCTGTCTGGAGATTAATGAAGAGATAAAGGCACTACTTGCGACAGCAGAAAGCGGCCGCATGTTGCGCCAGGGAGTTAAGGTGAGTATTGTGGGCCGGCCTAATGTAGGGAAGAGCAGTCTCCTGAACATGTTGCTGCGCGAGCAGCGCGCGATTGTAACATCGGTTCCGGGCACAACGCGGGATACCTTGGAGGAAAGGCTGGATCTGGCAGGCATTCCGATTTGCATCATGGATACGGCAGGCATTCGCGATACAAAGGATGAGGTGGAAAGGATCGGTGTGGAAAGGGCTCTGCAGTCTTTGGAGCAATGCGATCTGGCGTTTTTTGTGCTGGATGCGGACCGGGAGGTTTTGCCGGAGGAAAGGCAGCTATTTGAAAAGGTGAAGGCGCGGCCGTATTTGATTTTGCTGAATAAGATGGATGCGGGATGGCAGTCTGCTGAGCAGCTGGAGGAGGTTTTTCCCGAGGCCAAGGGAAGGATTTTAGAGGTCTCTGCTAAGCAGGGCAGCGGCGTACAGGCGCTGGCAGCGCGAGTAAAAGAGATGTTTTTTGGCGGAGAGGTGCTGGCGGATGATCGGCCGATGGTGACGAACCTAAGGCAAAAGGAGGCGCTGATCAGAGCCAGAGAGGCGCTGGAGCGGGTGCTGGAGCAGGCAGAGTTTGAACAGGATCTTCTGGTGATTGATATACGGCAGGCCTGTGATTTTTTGGGTGAGGTTTGCGGGCGCAGCACGCAGGAGGATGTGGTGACAGAGATCTTTAGCCGGTTTTGTCTGGGAAAATGA
- a CDS encoding protein jag — MNSVVVSAKTLDEAITNALLQLGASSDQVNIEVLEEGSKGFMGLLRKDAKVRATLKEGEEPVIASSEPLSSASVEEVQEETAKQPVEAVTVTGEKVVIDDTIEQRLRKVNSERETKAAGQGRNERAQDKPAYAAPVYEIPADAEVVQQKVKDFLQEVLSAMGIESSITTQFSKEGILEVGIEGEGMGVIIGKRGSTLDSLQYLATLVVNKGRNDHVRIKLDTEGYRARRQETLEKLAINLAKKVKRTGHRVVLEPMNPYERRIIHSVLQADRSVETHSDGEEPYRKVIISLRKRH; from the coding sequence ATGAACTCGGTTGTAGTCAGTGCTAAAACACTGGATGAGGCGATTACAAACGCATTATTGCAGCTGGGCGCCTCCAGTGATCAGGTTAATATTGAAGTTTTAGAAGAAGGCAGCAAAGGGTTTATGGGCTTGCTGCGCAAGGATGCTAAGGTGCGCGCTACATTAAAGGAAGGCGAGGAGCCAGTGATTGCGTCTTCTGAGCCGCTAAGCAGCGCCTCTGTGGAGGAGGTACAGGAAGAAACTGCTAAGCAGCCGGTAGAAGCTGTGACCGTAACAGGAGAAAAGGTTGTCATCGATGATACCATCGAGCAGCGCCTGAGAAAGGTCAATTCGGAGAGAGAAACGAAGGCTGCCGGACAGGGCAGAAATGAAAGAGCACAGGACAAGCCAGCCTATGCAGCGCCTGTGTATGAGATTCCTGCCGATGCAGAGGTGGTACAGCAGAAGGTCAAGGACTTTTTGCAGGAAGTGCTGAGCGCCATGGGCATTGAATCCTCTATTACCACTCAGTTTTCTAAAGAAGGAATCCTGGAGGTAGGTATCGAGGGAGAAGGCATGGGTGTGATTATCGGAAAGAGGGGCAGCACACTGGATTCTCTTCAATATCTTGCGACCCTTGTTGTGAATAAAGGAAGAAATGATCACGTGAGAATTAAGCTGGATACAGAGGGCTATCGGGCACGCCGTCAGGAAACGCTCGAAAAATTAGCGATCAATCTGGCTAAAAAGGTAAAGCGGACGGGTCATCGGGTCGTGCTGGAGCCAATGAATCCCTATGAAAGAAGGATCATTCATTCGGTACTGCAGGCGGATCGCAGCGTAGAAACGCACAGCGATGGAGAGGAGCCATACCGTAAGGTGATTATCTCACTTAGAAAGAGACATTAA
- a CDS encoding YidC/Oxa1 family membrane protein insertase, with amino-acid sequence MNFVILAATKNWLLKPFAMIMSFIFNGVFYVVNTLTSHHVLAITIIFFTFIARALMMPLMIKQQRSSRAMMRLQPKVEKIQAKYKNKKDPESNQKMQMEISELYKKNKANPMSGCLPLLIQMPILFALFEILRNVPFYLNQIGDIYNSMALQVQAVPGYVDILTNNFQAVINSLSDFDIQTTDSVIDLLYHLSRDQWGVLKEVTGLVGNAAFESNYLLQETFNSFGGGPLLFNLSEAPGWTGIGIIFPLLSGGTTFLQSWLAQRANDKRQKMASPDGKVKQQNSMKMMTYVFPVMTAFFTASMPLGLGLYWIAGNLFGIVSQFITDSMIDREEYREALKRREELIEKKKLKEASKSKIDKLTGNRIGTASSMKSSMAGNKLAAMRQQQEEKEKQKALKDTPAEMSEQTENTNQEEK; translated from the coding sequence TTGAATTTTGTGATATTGGCAGCGACGAAGAACTGGTTATTAAAACCGTTCGCAATGATTATGAGCTTCATCTTCAACGGCGTATTTTATGTGGTCAACACGCTAACGTCTCATCATGTTTTAGCAATTACCATTATCTTCTTTACATTTATTGCCAGAGCATTGATGATGCCTTTGATGATCAAGCAGCAGCGTTCATCGCGTGCGATGATGCGTCTGCAGCCTAAGGTAGAAAAAATCCAGGCTAAGTACAAAAATAAAAAGGATCCTGAATCCAATCAGAAAATGCAGATGGAGATCAGTGAATTATATAAGAAGAATAAAGCCAATCCTATGAGCGGCTGTCTTCCTCTTTTGATTCAGATGCCGATTCTGTTTGCACTGTTTGAGATTTTAAGAAATGTTCCGTTTTACCTGAATCAGATCGGCGATATCTATAATAGTATGGCCCTGCAGGTACAGGCAGTTCCGGGATATGTCGATATCTTAACCAATAATTTTCAGGCTGTCATAAACAGCCTGAGCGACTTCGATATTCAGACAACGGATTCAGTCATTGATCTGCTTTATCATTTATCCCGAGATCAGTGGGGCGTTTTAAAGGAAGTAACAGGGCTTGTCGGCAATGCGGCATTTGAAAGCAATTACTTGCTGCAGGAGACGTTTAATTCGTTCGGCGGTGGTCCGCTTTTATTTAATCTTTCCGAAGCGCCCGGTTGGACCGGAATTGGTATCATTTTCCCGCTTTTGTCAGGCGGTACTACATTTTTGCAGAGCTGGCTGGCGCAGAGGGCGAATGATAAGCGTCAGAAAATGGCCAGCCCGGATGGCAAGGTGAAGCAGCAGAACTCCATGAAGATGATGACCTATGTTTTTCCGGTTATGACGGCCTTCTTTACGGCTTCGATGCCGCTCGGTCTCGGCCTGTACTGGATTGCCGGCAATCTGTTTGGTATTGTCAGTCAGTTTATTACAGATTCTATGATCGACCGAGAGGAATATCGGGAAGCTCTTAAACGTAGGGAAGAATTGATTGAGAAAAAGAAGCTGAAAGAGGCTTCTAAATCTAAAATCGATAAACTAACCGGTAATCGGATCGGTACCGCTTCCTCCATGAAGAGCAGCATGGCCGGCAATAAGCTTGCGGCAATGCGCCAGCAGCAGGAGGAAAAGGAGAAACAGAAGGCACTTAAGGATACTCCGGCAGAGATGTCTGAGCAGACGGAAAATACAAATCAGGAGGAAAAATAA
- the yidD gene encoding membrane protein insertion efficiency factor YidD, with the protein MKMIMLGLITFYRKCISPLKPATCRFVPTCSAYAYEAIQKYGAWKGGKLAVRRILKCHPFHSGGYDPVP; encoded by the coding sequence ATGAAAATGATCATGCTGGGGCTGATTACCTTTTATAGAAAGTGTATTTCACCCTTAAAGCCTGCGACCTGCCGCTTCGTTCCCACCTGCTCTGCATATGCTTATGAAGCGATTCAAAAATATGGGGCATGGAAGGGCGGAAAGCTGGCAGTGCGCAGAATCTTAAAATGCCATCCTTTTCATTCGGGCGGCTATGATCCCGTTCCCTAA
- the rnpA gene encoding ribonuclease P protein component, with product MIQSLKNLQFRRVYSQGKSKADYCVAVYVLENDLLVSRLGITVSKKIGNSVVRSRVKRIIKEACRLHETDFLPGYDVVIVARKAAKNKKSTDMEISLLRLGNQLGFLKGNG from the coding sequence ATGATACAAAGCCTCAAAAATCTACAATTTCGCCGGGTTTACAGCCAAGGAAAATCAAAGGCTGACTACTGCGTCGCGGTATATGTTTTGGAAAATGACCTATTGGTGAGTCGCCTAGGGATCACCGTCAGCAAAAAAATTGGAAATAGCGTCGTGCGAAGCAGAGTGAAAAGAATCATTAAGGAAGCCTGTCGGCTCCATGAAACAGATTTTTTGCCCGGATATGATGTTGTTATTGTTGCCAGAAAAGCAGCTAAAAATAAAAAGAGCACAGATATGGAGATATCTCTGCTTAGACTTGGCAACCAACTAGGATTTTTAAAAGGAAATGGATGA
- the rpmH gene encoding 50S ribosomal protein L34 yields the protein MKTTFKPKTKQRKREHGFRKRMMTANGRKVLSRRRRKGRKTLSA from the coding sequence GTGAAAACGACTTTTAAACCGAAAACCAAACAGCGTAAAAGAGAACATGGCTTTAGAAAAAGAATGATGACCGCTAACGGAAGAAAGGTTTTATCCAGAAGAAGAAGAAAAGGCAGAAAAACGCTTTCTGCTTGA
- the dnaA gene encoding chromosomal replication initiator protein DnaA, protein MIYDAALIYNSLKELLQSKLQPVTFDALFKDLVPVIVENQVLILETSQPATKDIISKSGRYAALIHQCFEELGYSALSFRIIDEGTYTPSEEAAPPEEKNTVDLAKKAGLNPRYTFEDFVSGTNNRLAYASAVAVADSPGDTYNPLYIWGNSGLGKTHLMQSIGHHVLRNDPTKRVLYVSSETFTNEMITAIGSNTNEKFRQKYRQIDVLLIDDIQFLGGKEGTQDEFFHTFNTLYQDNKQIVISGDRPPEEIQLLEERIRSRFKWGMITDIKPPDYETRVAILQKKAQYNHMDIDISVLSYIANNVSSNIRELEGALTRVSGFSRLYPDRSIDIELAQEALKDYIGADAQKMITIPRIIDIVCERYHIRAEDVRSKKKPKEIAYPRQIAMYLSRKLTEEPLSNIGSYFGGRDHTTVIHACNKIVDDLKGNQGDELRRALEDMERRINGE, encoded by the coding sequence ATGATCTATGATGCTGCGCTCATTTATAACAGCCTGAAGGAGCTTCTGCAGTCCAAACTGCAGCCTGTTACCTTCGATGCTTTATTTAAGGATTTAGTCCCTGTTATTGTTGAAAATCAGGTGTTAATCCTCGAAACCTCTCAGCCCGCTACCAAAGACATTATTTCCAAGTCCGGCCGCTATGCCGCCCTGATCCATCAATGCTTCGAGGAACTCGGCTACAGCGCCCTTTCCTTTCGGATCATTGACGAAGGCACCTATACCCCCTCAGAGGAAGCCGCCCCTCCTGAAGAAAAAAACACAGTTGATCTGGCCAAAAAGGCAGGCCTGAATCCTCGCTACACATTTGAAGATTTCGTATCCGGCACCAACAACCGCCTAGCCTATGCCTCCGCCGTTGCTGTAGCCGATTCTCCAGGAGATACCTACAATCCCCTTTATATCTGGGGAAATTCAGGACTTGGCAAAACGCATCTCATGCAGTCTATCGGTCATCATGTCCTGCGCAATGATCCTACCAAAAGGGTTCTGTACGTTTCCTCTGAGACCTTCACTAACGAGATGATCACCGCCATTGGAAGCAATACCAACGAAAAATTCCGTCAAAAGTACCGCCAGATCGACGTTCTTTTGATCGATGATATCCAGTTTCTAGGAGGAAAAGAAGGTACGCAGGATGAATTTTTCCATACCTTCAATACCCTTTATCAGGATAACAAACAGATCGTTATCTCCGGTGACCGCCCTCCGGAAGAAATTCAGCTTTTAGAAGAACGCATCCGTTCACGCTTTAAATGGGGCATGATCACCGATATCAAGCCGCCGGATTATGAAACGCGCGTCGCCATTTTGCAGAAAAAAGCACAGTATAACCATATGGATATCGACATCTCCGTTCTCAGCTACATAGCCAATAATGTCTCTTCTAACATCCGAGAACTCGAAGGAGCCCTCACACGTGTAAGCGGCTTCAGCAGGCTTTACCCCGATCGCTCTATCGATATCGAGCTTGCACAGGAAGCTCTTAAGGATTATATCGGCGCTGACGCGCAAAAAATGATCACGATTCCCCGTATCATCGACATCGTCTGCGAGCGGTATCATATCCGTGCAGAAGATGTACGCTCCAAGAAAAAACCCAAGGAAATTGCCTATCCAAGACAAATTGCTATGTATCTCAGCCGAAAGCTGACAGAAGAACCTCTTTCCAATATCGGCAGCTATTTTGGAGGACGGGATCATACCACTGTCATCCATGCCTGCAACAAAATTGTTGATGATTTAAAAGGCAATCAGGGAGACGAACTCAGAAGAGCGCTGGAAGACATGGAAAGACGAATTAACGGCGAATAA
- a CDS encoding DNA polymerase III subunit beta yields MLTICNRNDLLKSVGIVSKAVSSKTTLPILECILLDAEGNQLTLLGNDLELGIQTNIEAVVKKEGCIAVNARIFSEIIRRLPDEDIKIETDDHHNITIECARSKFNIAGQSGEDFPRLPEVESKQQIVLPQATFKDMIHNTIFSIAPEDSGRPILTGELMDIRDGYLYLVAVDGFRISMRRTQVNCAEEFKVTVPGKALNEIHKILENEEDSLMTVSFTGKHVIFQMNETIVLSRLLEGDFLQYQRNLNMDFQSKVTINKKELLDSVDRAALISRESKNSPIRLQIEGDKMVITSNAENSSAYEEIALSLEGEGLTIAFNPRYFLDALKAIEEEEICIHLSSSLTPCIIQDVESEDYKYFILPIRLHS; encoded by the coding sequence ATGTTAACTATCTGTAATCGTAACGATCTTCTCAAAAGTGTTGGAATTGTATCAAAAGCCGTTTCTTCCAAAACGACGCTGCCCATTCTTGAATGCATTCTGCTGGATGCGGAAGGAAATCAGCTAACGCTTCTTGGCAACGATCTGGAACTTGGCATTCAGACAAACATTGAAGCTGTTGTAAAAAAAGAGGGCTGTATTGCTGTCAATGCCCGTATTTTTTCTGAGATCATCCGCCGTCTTCCTGATGAGGACATCAAAATTGAAACAGATGATCATCACAATATCACAATTGAATGTGCCCGCTCTAAATTTAACATTGCAGGACAGTCCGGCGAAGATTTTCCGAGACTTCCTGAAGTAGAATCCAAACAGCAAATTGTATTGCCGCAGGCTACCTTCAAAGACATGATTCATAATACAATCTTTTCAATTGCTCCTGAAGATAGCGGCAGACCCATCCTAACTGGAGAACTGATGGATATTCGCGACGGTTATTTATATTTGGTTGCCGTGGATGGTTTTCGTATTTCCATGCGCCGCACACAGGTAAACTGTGCAGAGGAATTTAAAGTAACCGTACCGGGAAAAGCACTGAATGAAATCCATAAGATTTTGGAAAACGAAGAAGATTCTCTTATGACGGTAAGCTTCACCGGAAAACACGTGATCTTCCAGATGAATGAAACCATTGTCCTTTCGAGATTGCTGGAGGGAGACTTTTTACAGTATCAGCGCAACTTAAATATGGATTTCCAATCAAAGGTAACAATCAATAAAAAAGAACTGCTTGACAGCGTAGACAGAGCAGCTCTGATCAGCCGTGAAAGTAAAAACAGTCCGATTCGCCTGCAGATTGAGGGCGATAAAATGGTGATTACCTCCAATGCTGAAAACAGCAGCGCCTATGAAGAAATTGCACTGAGCTTAGAAGGAGAAGGACTGACGATTGCCTTTAATCCAAGGTATTTCCTCGACGCATTAAAAGCGATCGAAGAAGAAGAGATCTGCATACATTTGTCTTCCTC